Proteins co-encoded in one Streptomyces sp. NBC_01283 genomic window:
- a CDS encoding metallophosphoesterase, with amino-acid sequence MARDFRALAALVRHYRSRHPRPVGELISPPHPYGRALGMVAVVLFGAWLGLLIVGSVHAPVGPMDTRMTLRPSLSGGTKIDVSPLGALELRSHVAPIRLDVDVNRLDPVRSQALVDHPERIAGLQDEVAQDVGHGTLDLAVRSCAAVVAGATALGLAVYRRPRRALAAGGLALALLAASGAVAYATWNPKSVLEPKFSGLLSSAPSVVGNARNIVSEFDVYQQELARLVTNVTKLYDVTSTLPAYQPDPSTIRVLHVSDIHLNPASWKIIASLVEQYDINVIVDSGDTMDHGSAAENAFLDPIEDLGAPYVWVRGNHDSHTTQRYLQRMKNVRVLDEGKAVSVAGLRFAGTGDPQYTPDRSVAAEGKPVEEMAGIRLASALRDQQTAGTPVDIAVAHNPDAARETDGEVPLVLAGHVHHQEMEVMERGTRLRIEGSTGGSGLRAVEGKYPDPVEASVLYLDRDSRRLQAWDEIKLGGLGLTKAEVSRHLPKENQPGATPSPPPPGRSPGSGSPTPR; translated from the coding sequence TCTTCGGCGCCTGGCTCGGCCTGCTGATCGTCGGCAGCGTGCACGCGCCGGTGGGCCCGATGGACACCCGGATGACGCTGCGCCCCTCGCTCAGCGGCGGCACGAAGATCGACGTCTCCCCGTTGGGCGCCCTCGAACTGCGCTCGCACGTCGCGCCCATCCGCCTGGACGTGGACGTGAACCGCCTGGACCCGGTCCGCTCCCAGGCCCTCGTCGACCATCCCGAGCGGATCGCGGGCCTCCAGGACGAGGTGGCGCAGGACGTCGGGCACGGCACGCTCGACCTGGCCGTACGCTCCTGCGCGGCCGTCGTCGCGGGCGCCACCGCACTGGGTCTCGCGGTCTACCGGCGCCCGCGCCGGGCCCTGGCGGCGGGCGGCCTCGCCCTGGCCCTGCTCGCCGCGTCGGGCGCGGTCGCGTACGCGACGTGGAACCCGAAGTCGGTCCTGGAACCCAAGTTCTCCGGCCTCCTCAGCAGCGCGCCGTCGGTGGTCGGCAACGCCCGCAACATCGTCAGCGAATTCGACGTCTACCAGCAGGAGTTGGCACGTCTTGTCACGAACGTGACGAAGCTGTACGACGTGACGTCGACGCTCCCCGCGTACCAGCCGGACCCGTCCACGATCCGGGTCCTGCACGTCTCGGACATCCACCTCAACCCGGCGAGCTGGAAGATCATCGCCTCACTGGTCGAGCAGTACGACATCAACGTCATCGTCGATTCCGGCGACACCATGGACCACGGAAGCGCCGCCGAGAACGCCTTCCTGGACCCGATCGAGGACCTGGGTGCCCCGTACGTGTGGGTCAGGGGCAACCACGACTCCCACACCACCCAACGCTACCTCCAGCGCATGAAGAACGTCCGCGTCCTGGACGAGGGCAAGGCGGTGTCGGTCGCGGGTCTGCGGTTCGCGGGGACGGGCGACCCGCAGTACACCCCGGACCGCTCGGTCGCCGCGGAGGGCAAGCCCGTCGAGGAGATGGCGGGCATCCGGCTCGCCTCCGCCCTGCGCGACCAGCAGACCGCGGGCACTCCCGTGGACATCGCCGTCGCGCACAACCCCGACGCCGCGCGCGAGACGGACGGCGAGGTGCCGCTCGTCCTCGCCGGCCACGTCCATCACCAGGAGATGGAGGTCATGGAGCGCGGGACGCGGCTGCGCATCGAGGGCTCCACCGGCGGGAGCGGGCTGCGGGCGGTGGAGGGCAAGTACCCCGACCCCGTCGAGGCGTCGGTCCTCTACCTGGACCGGGACAGCCGGCGCCTCCAGGCCTGGGACGAGATCAAACTGGGCGGCCTCGGCCTCACGAAGGCGGAGGTCAGCCGCCATCTCCCCAAGGAGAACCAGCCCGGGGCGACCCCTTCGCCGCCCCCTCCGGGCCGCTCCCCGGGCAGCGGTTCCCCGACCCCCCGATAA